The DNA region CGGCCGCGATGGAGACAAGGCACTTCTCCCCTGTCAGGGCGGGCGCGAGCTCCGGCCAGATATCCCCGGCCTGCTGCGGCTTCACGGCCAGCACGACGCAATCCGCCTTTTCCGCCAGCTCACGCACCCCTTCGCAGGGAACGAGCCCGGTCTCGGCCGCCAGCGCGTCCAGCTTGCTTCTCGTCCGGTTCACACCGTATACGGTGACCCCCTCCACTCCCTTGAGCGTGCGTATGACGGCTCCGCCCATGTTGCCTGTTCCGATGAATCCGATGTTCACTTCTGGCCTCCTTGGTGTTGCGCAAGAATCCTGTTCGCCGCGAATCCTATGGCCCCGGAGGGACCGGCCAGGCGGCGGAGCTCCTGCAGTTCGGCGCGGATACCCGGCAACGCGCCGGGATTGTTCAGCCAGGCCTTCATTTGCCCGTAATAGTTCTGCGGCGTCGCCCTCTCCTGCAGGTACTCCGGAAACAGCTCCCTTCCGAGCAGGATGTTGGTCAGGCTGATCCGCCTGGACAAGGCCAGCTTGCGCAGGATGTACGCGGCCGGGCGGTCGAGCCGGTAGGCCACGATGGTCGGGGTGCCGATAAGGCCGGTCTCCAGGGTCGCGGTGCCGGACGCGGCCAGGACCATGCCCGACCTGCGGATCATCCTGAAACGCTCCCCGGGCTCCACGATGGACACCGGCACATCGTCGCGCCAGTGCCGCCTTATGAAATGATCGCCGATGCCCGGAGCGCGGGCGATGGTGAAGCAGATTTCCGGCCTTTCCCGATGGATGCGGGCGGCCGCCTCGGCGAATCCGGGCAGGAGGTAGGCGACCTCCTTCCGTCTGCTCCCCGGCATGATGCCGATCAGGCTGGGATCGGGCTTCAGCGTGTCCAGGGATTCAAGCGGAATCATGTCCAGGAGCGGATGTCCGGCATACAGCGGACTGCATCCCCCGTTTTGGAAGAACGAAGGCTCGAACGGCAGGGCGCAAAGGATGTCCCGCACGCATCGGCGCAGGGTCTCCATGCCCTTCTGCTTCCAGGCCCAGAGTTGCGGCGCGATGAAGTACAGGACCGGGATGTTCATGTCGTGGGCGGCCTTGGCCAACGGCAGATTGAAGTCCGGGCAGTCGATCATGACGACCACGTCCGGACGCCGCCGCGCCCACGCGCCGATGATCTCCCGGCGCAGGCGGATGATCCCGGGCAGGCCGCGCAGCACATCGAGAAATCCCGCGAAACTCAACCGGCTCATGGGAAAATCGACCTTCGCGCCCCCCGCGGCCATCATGCTGCCGCCCATGCCGCAGATTTCCAGATCCGGCGAGCGTCGCAGCAGCTCGCAGGCCAGGGCTCCGGCATACATGTCGCCGGACGCCTCGCTGCAATTTATCCAGACGTTACACGGCATATTGCTTGCCCCGGTCCGTGGCGAGAATAAAAATGGCGGAAAGGATCAGGAAAAAGCCGGCCCAGCCGACCGGAGTGAAATTTTCTCCGAAGAAGATACATACCCACAACGTGCCGAGAATCGGCTCCAGGTTGCAAAGCACGGCCACATGTACCTGGGGAGCGCGCTTCAGCCCCTGGCCGTAGGCCCAGAAGGCCAGGTATCCGGTCAAGACGGCCATCAGCACGGCCGTGACCCAGGTCTGGGGCGTATACGGAACATCGAACTGGATTATCGGCAGAAGGACCATGACACCGCCCAGATGCATGTAGGCGTAGATGGACTCGGTCCTGTAGCGCTTCTGCCAGTGCTTGAAAAAGGGATACTGGAAGGCATAGCACAAGCCGGAAGCGAGCCCGCAAAGTATCCCCAGCGTGGAATACCGGCCCTGAAGGCTGCCGCCGGAAAAGCACACGAACCCCACGCCGCACAGGGCTATGAGAATGGCCATCCATTTACGGGGAGAAACCTCTTCCTCACGAGAGAAAAGCCGGGTGAAGACAGCGACCCAGATGGGCGCGGTGTAGAGCAAGATCTCCCCCATGGCCGCGCCGCTGTGCTGTATCGAAAGCAGGAACACGTAGTACAGGCCGCCGATACTCATCATCCCCCAGAGGACGAACAACAGCGCATGACTGAAGCGGATTTTCAGCGTGCCGGCCACGAAGGCGTTGACCAGGAAACAAAGGCCGCCGATGGACGCCCGCCAAAAGGACACTTCCAGGGGGGAAAGTCCCGCCGAGAGCATACTTTTGGCGAACAGCGCCGTTAACGACCAACTGAAAGCTGCGAGAACAGTGTAGCTGTATCCTGTCGCGAGAACGGACATACGCTGACCCCGGAACCACTTGTTCCTTGCCTTCCAAAGAGGAAATGCCCCCCGGCGGAAGGTTGGCCGGGGGACATTGAATTGCGGCTATGCCGAAGGAACTCGGACCGGCTATACGGAAGCGGTCGCGGTTCCGGGACGCACCTTCATGAACTTGGGCGAAGTCTCGGGAGCCAGGATCTGGCAGACGACGCCGCCGATGAACAGGGTGGCGATGCAGCATCCCAGGGTCACGGTGACGCCGTACTGCTCCATGACGACCGGCAGCATCCAGGTGCCCATGCCCGCGCCGATACGGCTGGCGGCGATGGTCAGGCCGACGCCGGAACCCCGAAGCTCGGTGGGGAACAGCTCGGGCGGATACAGCCACTCGGCCACGATGGAGATGGCCAGAACGGTGGAGAACGCGCCCAGCAG from Desulfovibrio sp. Fe33 includes:
- a CDS encoding DMT family transporter, which gives rise to MSVLATGYSYTVLAAFSWSLTALFAKSMLSAGLSPLEVSFWRASIGGLCFLVNAFVAGTLKIRFSHALLFVLWGMMSIGGLYYVFLLSIQHSGAAMGEILLYTAPIWVAVFTRLFSREEEVSPRKWMAILIALCGVGFVCFSGGSLQGRYSTLGILCGLASGLCYAFQYPFFKHWQKRYRTESIYAYMHLGGVMVLLPIIQFDVPYTPQTWVTAVLMAVLTGYLAFWAYGQGLKRAPQVHVAVLCNLEPILGTLWVCIFFGENFTPVGWAGFFLILSAIFILATDRGKQYAV
- the lpxB gene encoding lipid-A-disaccharide synthase translates to MPCNVWINCSEASGDMYAGALACELLRRSPDLEICGMGGSMMAAGGAKVDFPMSRLSFAGFLDVLRGLPGIIRLRREIIGAWARRRPDVVVMIDCPDFNLPLAKAAHDMNIPVLYFIAPQLWAWKQKGMETLRRCVRDILCALPFEPSFFQNGGCSPLYAGHPLLDMIPLESLDTLKPDPSLIGIMPGSRRKEVAYLLPGFAEAAARIHRERPEICFTIARAPGIGDHFIRRHWRDDVPVSIVEPGERFRMIRRSGMVLAASGTATLETGLIGTPTIVAYRLDRPAAYILRKLALSRRISLTNILLGRELFPEYLQERATPQNYYGQMKAWLNNPGALPGIRAELQELRRLAGPSGAIGFAANRILAQHQGGQK